In Spirosoma aureum, a single genomic region encodes these proteins:
- a CDS encoding DUF2975 domain-containing protein, whose protein sequence is MEKNSASWVFPVVKGLVSFFYYFLVVALLIFILACLLKVQGTQLKNFTFQTKYVTLGKEPAGYVSVPVAWGSDDTKTVTESGQPPIFLQQKRGQLQVPLLSKPGILVMLLGFVGLITTVWTFGLLRQIFITVQTQSPFQAANARRITTMGFLFLGQTLVEVALKLALVFQTRPFIKQLPSNYQDHISVDMNLDGPWLLGLILLALAQIYRRGIAFQLESELTV, encoded by the coding sequence ATGGAAAAGAATTCTGCATCCTGGGTATTCCCAGTGGTAAAGGGACTTGTTAGTTTCTTCTATTATTTTCTGGTGGTTGCTCTTCTCATTTTTATCCTGGCCTGCTTATTGAAGGTGCAGGGAACGCAACTGAAAAATTTTACCTTCCAGACCAAGTATGTTACCCTGGGTAAAGAGCCTGCCGGTTATGTATCCGTCCCAGTAGCCTGGGGCTCCGACGATACCAAAACAGTAACTGAATCAGGACAACCGCCTATTTTTCTACAGCAAAAACGGGGACAGTTACAGGTGCCACTCCTTTCCAAACCGGGCATCCTGGTAATGCTACTGGGCTTCGTTGGCTTAATCACAACGGTCTGGACATTTGGGTTACTTCGACAGATTTTTATCACAGTGCAAACCCAATCTCCTTTTCAGGCTGCGAATGCCAGGCGTATTACGACCATGGGATTTTTGTTTCTTGGGCAAACACTGGTAGAAGTGGCCCTCAAACTGGCTCTCGTGTTCCAGACCAGGCCTTTTATAAAACAACTGCCATCAAATTATCAGGATCACATCAGTGTTGACATGAACCTGGATGGCCCCTGGTTACTGGGATTAATCTTATTAGCTTTAGCCCAGATCTACCGGCGAGGCATTGCGTTTCAACTTGAAAGCGAATTAACGGTCTAA